One segment of Chryseobacterium turcicum DNA contains the following:
- a CDS encoding RNA-binding S4 domain-containing protein yields MRIDKFLWSIRFYKTRSVAADEIKKNRVSIGASTVKSSKEVKEGDVIKIRKNQIDYKIKVIQIPKSRIGAKLVSLHIKDVTDKDQYEILMMRKMSQEYYRNRGEGRPTKKDRREMDDYVENDVASDFTDWDDFFGEDGSDSETND; encoded by the coding sequence ATAGATAAATTTTTATGGAGCATTCGTTTTTATAAAACAAGATCGGTGGCTGCAGATGAAATAAAAAAGAACAGAGTTTCTATTGGAGCCTCGACTGTGAAGTCGTCCAAAGAAGTAAAAGAAGGAGATGTTATCAAAATTCGCAAAAATCAAATCGATTATAAAATTAAAGTAATACAAATTCCTAAAAGTAGAATAGGGGCTAAATTGGTATCGCTTCATATTAAAGATGTAACTGATAAAGATCAATACGAAATCTTAATGATGCGAAAAATGTCTCAGGAATACTACCGAAACAGGGGAGAAGGAAGACCTACCAAAAAAGATAGAAGAGAGATGGATGATTATGTTGAAAATGATGTTGCCTCTGACTTTACAGATTGGGACGATTTTTTTGGTGAAGATGGCAGTGATTCTGAAACCAACGATTAA